Proteins encoded by one window of Streptomyces sp. NBC_01571:
- a CDS encoding helix-turn-helix transcriptional regulator, translating to MSANHLGTYLRARRDLVDPKDVGLPGGGRRRVPGLRREEVALLAGISSEYYLRLEQGRDQNPSPAVLDALARVLQLDLDATRHLHALATPAPRHGSPSPGDERIPPGIQQLINTSWASTPAVILNRYMDVLTANPLAIALSPSNQPGTNAIRSALLDPRMRSLYLNWGEMTVRAVASLRALIGPDGSDPRIVELVNELSADSETFRRLWSRHDVSPRGAGASQIDHPQVGRLELRYERLLLAGTDGQLLVVHHALPGSPSAQKLAQLADALST from the coding sequence CCAACCATCTCGGCACCTACCTGCGAGCGCGTCGTGACCTCGTTGACCCCAAGGATGTCGGCCTGCCCGGCGGGGGCCGCCGCCGCGTGCCGGGCCTGCGCCGCGAGGAGGTCGCCCTGCTCGCCGGCATCAGCAGCGAGTACTATCTGCGCCTCGAACAAGGACGCGACCAAAACCCCTCACCAGCCGTCCTTGATGCCCTCGCTCGCGTCCTCCAGCTCGACCTGGACGCAACACGGCACCTGCACGCCCTCGCCACCCCCGCTCCGCGACACGGCAGTCCGTCCCCCGGCGACGAGCGGATTCCTCCCGGCATCCAGCAACTGATCAATACATCCTGGGCGAGCACCCCTGCCGTGATCTTGAACCGCTACATGGACGTTCTGACGGCCAACCCCCTCGCCATCGCGCTGTCGCCCAGCAACCAGCCCGGCACGAATGCCATACGGTCCGCACTCCTCGACCCGCGCATGCGCTCCCTCTACCTCAACTGGGGCGAGATGACCGTCCGTGCCGTCGCCAGCCTGCGCGCCCTCATCGGCCCAGATGGCAGTGATCCACGCATCGTCGAGCTGGTGAACGAACTCTCCGCAGACAGCGAGACCTTCCGCCGTCTGTGGTCCCGTCACGACGTCAGCCCCCGGGGCGCCGGCGCCTCACAGATAGACCACCCGCAGGTGGGGCGGCTGGAGCTGCGCTACGAACGACTCCTGCTCGCCGGTACCGACGGCCAACTCCTCGTCGTGCACCATGCCCTTCCCGGCAGCCCATCCGCCCAGAAACTGGCCCAACTCGCCGACGCCCTCAGTACGTAG